The uncultured Desulfuromonas sp. genome has a segment encoding these proteins:
- a CDS encoding outer membrane lipoprotein-sorting protein: MNSIRFCIMTLVLFLVASSLAYALTADEIIDRANQASYYSGKDGRAIVKMTITAKGGDVREREFTLLRYNEENGDQKFYTYFKAPADVYKMAYLVWKNIGRDDDRWLWLPALNLKKRIAPGDKRTSFVGSDFLYEDVSGRSPEEDVHTLVEETDTMYRIDNVPKDPGSVEFSHYVVDIDKTTFLPMIAHYYDHSGNPYREVEALKVEEIQGFSTVTVSEARDLASGSVTRNEFNEVEYNIGLNSRIFTERFLRRPPREVQ; the protein is encoded by the coding sequence ATGAACTCTATTCGTTTCTGCATAATGACGTTGGTCCTGTTCCTTGTTGCCTCCTCGTTGGCTTACGCCCTGACCGCGGATGAGATTATCGATCGCGCCAACCAGGCCTCCTATTATTCCGGCAAGGATGGCCGGGCCATCGTCAAAATGACCATCACCGCCAAAGGCGGGGATGTGCGTGAGCGTGAATTTACCCTGTTGCGTTATAATGAAGAGAATGGCGATCAGAAGTTTTACACCTATTTCAAGGCCCCGGCGGATGTCTATAAAATGGCCTATCTGGTGTGGAAAAACATCGGCCGTGATGACGATCGTTGGTTGTGGCTGCCGGCATTAAATTTGAAAAAACGCATTGCTCCGGGCGATAAGCGAACCAGCTTTGTCGGCTCTGATTTTCTTTATGAAGATGTTTCCGGACGCAGCCCGGAAGAAGACGTCCATACGCTTGTCGAAGAGACGGACACTATGTATCGGATTGACAATGTGCCGAAAGATCCGGGCTCTGTCGAATTTTCCCACTATGTGGTCGACATTGACAAGACCACTTTTTTGCCGATGATCGCGCACTATTATGATCATAGCGGCAACCCGTATCGTGAGGTCGAGGCGTTGAAAGTCGAGGAGATCCAAGGCTTTTCCACTGTCACGGTTTCCGAGGCGCGTGATCTGGCCTCCGGTAGCGTGACGCGCAATGAGTTCAACGAAGTCGAGTACAATATCGGCTTGAACAGTCGGATTTTTACCGAACGGTTTTTGCGTCGCCCGCCACGCGAAGTGCAGTAG